TGCTCCTGTCCCTGCCCCGGCTGACCAGCTGAAGCTTGGTTAGGCCGAGCGCTCCAGGGGCCTTCCGGCGGGCCTGCACCGCCGTTATGGTCGCGCGCCTCTAGCCGGACTGAATTCCCGCCATGGTCGCTTATCCGCACCGGCATCTCCTGGCCCTGCAAGGGTTGGAGCCGCCCTACATCGCCGATCTGCTGGATCTGGCCGAATCCTATGCCCTGTTGAACCGCAGCGGAAAGACGCAGCGGGATCTGCTGAAGGGCCGGACCCTGATCAACCTCTTCTTCGAGGACAGCACCCGAACCCGCACCAGCTTCGAGCTGGCCGGCAAGCGCCTGGGCGCGGATGTCATCAACATGTCCGTCAGCCAGTCCAGCGTGAACAAGGGCGAGACGCTGCTGGATACGGCCTCCACCCTGAACGCCATGAACTGCGACCTGCTGGTGGTGCGCCACGCCCAGTCCGGCGCGCCGGCACTGCTGAGCCAGAAGGTGGAGGCCGCCGTCATCAATGCCGGGGATGGCACGCATGAGCACCCGACCCAGGCGCTGCTGGACGCCCTGACCATCCGCCGCCGCAAGGGCGCGCTGGAGAACCTGATCGTCGCCATCTGCGGCGACGTGCTGCACAGCCGGGTGGCGCGCAGCAACATCCACCTGCTCTCCGCCATGAACTGCCGGGTCCGCGTGGTCGGCCCGCCGACCCTCCTGCCCTCGGAGGTGGAGCGCATGGGCGTGGAGGTTTTCCACGACATGAAGTCGGGCCTGCGGGACGCCGACGTGGTCATGATGCTGCGCCTGCAGAAGGAGCGCATGGCCGGTGGCCTGGTCCCCTCGGCGCGCGAGTATTTCCGCTTCTTCGGGCTGGACAACGCCAAGCTGGCGGTCGCGAAGCCTGATGCCATCGTCATGCACCCGGGCCCGATGAACCGCGGTGTCGAGATCGACAGCGCCGTGGCCGACGACCCCACGCGCAGTGTCATCGGCGAACAGGTGGAAATGGGCGTGGCCGTCCGCATGGCGGTGCTCGACATCCTATCCCGCAACCTGCGGCGGAACGCCCGGCCATGATGCCCTCCCCGGATATTCTCTTCACCAATGCCCGGCTGGTCGACCCGGCCTCGGGCCTTGATGCGACGGGCAGCCTGCTGGTCAGCCGGGGCGTCATCGCCGACCACGGCGGCTCCCTCGGCGTGCCCGATGCCGCGGCCATCGTCGATTGTGGCGGCGCCGTACTGGCGCCCGGCCTGATCGACCTGCGGGCCAGCCTGGGCGAGCCCGGCAGCGAGTATCGCGAAACCATCGACAGTGCGGCGGAAGCGGCGGCGGCGGGCGGCATCACCACGCTCTGCGCCCTGCCAGATACCCAGACGCCGCTGGACGATCCGGCCCTGCTGCAATTCGTCTGGCGGCGGGGCGAAGCCGGCGGCAGCCTGTCCGTTCTGCCTTACGGCGCCGCCACCAAGGGTTGCGCCGGCAAGGAACTCTCGGAGTTCGGCCTGCTGCGGGAGGCCGGAGCGATTGCTTTCACCGATGGCACCCACGCCATCGGCAGCGCCCGCACCATGCGGCTGGCGCTCTCCTACGCCCGCGCCTTCGGCACCTTCGTGGTGCAGCACCCGGAGGAGCCGGACCTCGCCCGCGGCGGTGTGGCCACGGAAGGGGAGATGGCCACCCGCATGGGCCTGCCTGGCATTCCCGCTGCGGCCGAGGCCATGCTGGTGGCACGGGACATCGCGCTGGCCCGGATCACCGGAGGTCATGTGCATTTCGCCCATGTCTCCACCGGCGCGGCGCTGGACCTGATCCGGCAGGCGAAAGCTGAGGGGCTGCGCGTTACCTGCGATACCGCGCCCCCCTATTTCGACCTGAACGAGACCGCCATCGGCGACTTCCGCACCTATGCCAAGCTCTCCCCCCCGCTGCGGCGGGAGGAAGACCGGCTAGCCGTGGTGGCGGCGCTGAAGGACGGCACCATCGACGCCGTCGCCTCGGACCACCAGCCCCGCGACGCCGATGACAAGCGCCTTCCCTTCGCCCAGGCCGAGGCCGGTGGCGCCGGCCTCGCCACGCTGCTCGGCGTGACCCTGGCCCGCGTCCACGGCGGCGACCTCAGCCTGACCCAGGCCCTGGCCCTGCTGACGCAGAAGCCGGCCGAGCTGCTCGGTTTGGAGACCGGCCGCCTGAGCCGCGGCGCACCGGCCGATCTCGTGCTCTTCGATCTGGAACGCGGCTGGAAGGTCGAGGCCGGCAAGCTGCCGGGCAAGGCCCAGAATTCGCCATTCGACGGCCGGCCGCTCGAGGGCCGCGTGCTCGGCACATGGAAGGCCGGGCGGCGGGTCTTCGGATGAACGCACTGCTTCTGGCGGCCGCCATCGGCTATCTTTCCGGCTCCGTGCCCTATGGGCTGTTGCTGACGCGCGCGGCCGGGCTGGGCGACATCCGCAGCATCGGCAGCGGCAATATCGGCGCCACCAATGTGCTGCGCACCGGCAACAAGAAGGTGGCGGCCGGGACCCTGGTCCTGGATGCGCTGAAAGGCGCCGTGCCTGTCCTGGTGCTGGGCGCCCTCTGGGGCCGGGATGCCGGGCTGGCAGCGGGCATCGGCGCGCTGCTGGGGCATGTTTTCCCCGTCTGGCTTCGCTTCCAGGGCGGCAAGGGCGTGGCGACCGGCGCGGGCGTGCTGCTGGCGGCATCCTGGTGGATCGGCCTGCTCTGCGCCGTGATCTGGTTCGCCATGGCCAAGGTGACCCGCATCTCCTCCGCCTCAGCGCTCACCGCGTGCCTGGCGGCACCGGCCATCGCGCTGCTCTCGGGTGATCTGCGGCTGGCCGGCTTCGCCCTGGTGGTGGCGCTGGTGGTGATCTGGCGCCACCAGGACAATATCCGTCGCCTGCTGGCCGGCACCGAGCCGAGGATCGGCAAAGGCAAGTGACGCGGGCGGAGACCCTCGCGCTCCTGAGGCTGACGCGCACCGAGGGCATCGGCCCCCTCACCTGGCGTCGCCTGCTGGCGCAATACGACAGCGCCTCGGCCGCGCTGGATGCGCTGCCACGCCATGCGGCGCGCCGTGCCGCGCCCTTCACCCCGTTTCCGCAGGGGGAGGCGGAACGTGAACTGGACCGGCTGGAAGGCATGGGTGGCCGTTTCCTGGTCTGGGGCGAGGCGGATTACCCGCCGCTGCTGGCACTTCTGGAAGATGCGCCGCCAATGCTGGCGGCGATCGGCGACATCGGCTGCCTGCACGCGCGCCAGGTGGCCGTGGTCGGGGCCCGCAACGCCTCGGCCCTCGGCCGTCGCGTGGCGGAAGGGCTGGCCGAGGCTCTGGCGGCCGAGGGGATCGTTATCACCTCCGGCCTCGCGCGCGGCATCGATGGTGCCGCGCATCAGGGGGCGCTTCGCCGCGGCCGCAGCGTCGGCGTCGTGCCGGGCGGCATCGATATCGCCTATCCGCTTGAACACGCCGAATTGCAGTCGAACCTCGCGGAAGGCGGTGCCCTGGTGGCCGAGGCGCCACTCGGCACCGCCCCCATCGCCCGGCACTTTCCACGACGGAACCGCATTATCGCCGGCCTCAGCCTTGGCGTGGTGGTGGTGGAAGCCGCCTGGCGCTCCGGCACGCTGATGACGGCGCGGTTGGCGCTGGAAGCCGGCCGCGAGGTCTTCGCCGTGCCAGGCAGCCCGCTGGACCCCCGCTGCGCGGGCTCCAACGAGCTCATCCGCCAAGGCGCGCATCTGACCGGCCGAGCCGAGGATGTGCTGGAACACCTGCCGGAATCCCCGCGCGAGGCGCCTCTGTTCCGTCTCAAACCGGCGGCACCGGCCCAAAAACCGCCCGCCCAGCTTCCAGTCACTGAAGGCGACGCCGCCCATCTCCTTGATTTAATAGGAAACAGCCCGGTCGCTGTTGACGAGTTGCTTCG
This genomic window from Roseomonas marmotae contains:
- a CDS encoding aspartate carbamoyltransferase catalytic subunit — translated: MVAYPHRHLLALQGLEPPYIADLLDLAESYALLNRSGKTQRDLLKGRTLINLFFEDSTRTRTSFELAGKRLGADVINMSVSQSSVNKGETLLDTASTLNAMNCDLLVVRHAQSGAPALLSQKVEAAVINAGDGTHEHPTQALLDALTIRRRKGALENLIVAICGDVLHSRVARSNIHLLSAMNCRVRVVGPPTLLPSEVERMGVEVFHDMKSGLRDADVVMMLRLQKERMAGGLVPSAREYFRFFGLDNAKLAVAKPDAIVMHPGPMNRGVEIDSAVADDPTRSVIGEQVEMGVAVRMAVLDILSRNLRRNARP
- a CDS encoding dihydroorotase, whose translation is MMPSPDILFTNARLVDPASGLDATGSLLVSRGVIADHGGSLGVPDAAAIVDCGGAVLAPGLIDLRASLGEPGSEYRETIDSAAEAAAAGGITTLCALPDTQTPLDDPALLQFVWRRGEAGGSLSVLPYGAATKGCAGKELSEFGLLREAGAIAFTDGTHAIGSARTMRLALSYARAFGTFVVQHPEEPDLARGGVATEGEMATRMGLPGIPAAAEAMLVARDIALARITGGHVHFAHVSTGAALDLIRQAKAEGLRVTCDTAPPYFDLNETAIGDFRTYAKLSPPLRREEDRLAVVAALKDGTIDAVASDHQPRDADDKRLPFAQAEAGGAGLATLLGVTLARVHGGDLSLTQALALLTQKPAELLGLETGRLSRGAPADLVLFDLERGWKVEAGKLPGKAQNSPFDGRPLEGRVLGTWKAGRRVFG
- the plsY gene encoding glycerol-3-phosphate 1-O-acyltransferase PlsY produces the protein MNALLLAAAIGYLSGSVPYGLLLTRAAGLGDIRSIGSGNIGATNVLRTGNKKVAAGTLVLDALKGAVPVLVLGALWGRDAGLAAGIGALLGHVFPVWLRFQGGKGVATGAGVLLAASWWIGLLCAVIWFAMAKVTRISSASALTACLAAPAIALLSGDLRLAGFALVVALVVIWRHQDNIRRLLAGTEPRIGKGK
- the dprA gene encoding DNA-processing protein DprA, which gives rise to MTRAETLALLRLTRTEGIGPLTWRRLLAQYDSASAALDALPRHAARRAAPFTPFPQGEAERELDRLEGMGGRFLVWGEADYPPLLALLEDAPPMLAAIGDIGCLHARQVAVVGARNASALGRRVAEGLAEALAAEGIVITSGLARGIDGAAHQGALRRGRSVGVVPGGIDIAYPLEHAELQSNLAEGGALVAEAPLGTAPIARHFPRRNRIIAGLSLGVVVVEAAWRSGTLMTARLALEAGREVFAVPGSPLDPRCAGSNELIRQGAHLTGRAEDVLEHLPESPREAPLFRLKPAAPAQKPPAQLPVTEGDAAHLLDLIGNSPVAVDELLRRCHLSTAAVQGLLLDLELEGRIETLAGNRVVRSD